In Sphaeramia orbicularis chromosome 5, fSphaOr1.1, whole genome shotgun sequence, a genomic segment contains:
- the qrich1 gene encoding transcriptional regulator QRICH1: protein MNEQESGVVSFDEYVRQKARTVPQHRMKEFLESLAKGPEVLQEFSQQEGAATTTAMVYQQQGTNCIYTDSTEVAGSLLELACPVQVTSAEISPQLSLHQGSEQQLQVQVQIQGQQGQTVGQVLQVASPSQQDLQGISTAQLIQHGELTEEQQQQIQAQLVAAVAGGQQIQLSSGQQIQQIQLPGGQHIQLQPGQQIQLPCGQQIQLQSGQQIQIQTIEDTPREGDRRSNTVSTVLQPAKKRKVDVPVAVSYAVPQGQQVATVLAIPQGQQQSYVSLRPDLLTVDSAQLYSTTGTITGPTGETWTIPVYSTPQQQGVTHIAIPQESYNTVQVATTNGKDKVSSNSSSRSADGQSASAGTQEEIVQTLFPAQFMNGNIHIPVAVQTVGGTYNSTQSVHIWDPNQQQSQGEEGQEQQLHLQGQVEAEAQAEPPSEILVPVCLKPEEGLEVWRLWVKRKNADLVKQESTKLAPIGRRQPLRFQEDLVSSAVAELNLGLSLMTQEARGAEEEQFAPDVLYYVFLCIQKYLSENGRVDDIFSDPYYTRFCESLHKILDGWKPSVHPLGYIIPSHVTEEMLWECKQLGAHSPATLLTTLMYFNTKYFRLLTAEQHMKVAFSKVLRHTRKNPANIKDKATSIRLLKGQGPHSGGQKGTDDMYEEQVEDPENPLRCPIKLYDFYLFKCPQSVKGRNDAYYMTPEPVVAPNSPMWYSSQPLTSQQVEQMLARIIVVQEIQELFSACPEDVS, encoded by the exons ATGAATGAGCAGGAGAGTGGAGTAGTCTCCTTTGATGAATATGTGCGGCAGAAGGCCCGCACTGTGCCTCAGCACAGGATGAAGGAGTTCCTGGAGTCTCTTGCAAAGGGCCCAGAGGTGCTGCAGGAGTTCAGCCAGCAGGAAGGAGCTGCAACCACCACTGCCATGGTGTACCAACAGCAAGGCACCAACTGTATCTACACAGACAGCACAGAGGTGGCTGGTTCTCTGTTAGAGCTGGCTTGTCCG GTACAGGTGACGTCAGCTGAGATCTCACCCCAGCTGTCTTTACACCAAGGGTCAGAACAGCAGCTTCAAGTGCAG GTTCAGATCCAGGGACAGCAGGGCCAGACAGTGGGCCAGGTTCTTCAGGTGGCCTCCCCCTCTCAGCAAGATCTGCAGGGAATCTCCACAGCCCAGCTCATCCAGCATGGAGAGCTCACAGAGGAGCAGCAACAACAG ATACAGGCACAGCTGGTTGCAGCTGTAGCTGGGGGACAACAAATCCAACTGTCAAGTGGCCAACAAATCCAGCAGATTCAGCTGCCAGGGGGCCAACACATTCAGCTTCAGCCTGGccaacaaattcagctaccctgTGGGCAGCAGATTCAGTTACAAAGTGGCCAACAAATCCAAATCCAGACCATAGAGGATACTCCTAGGGAGGGAGATCGGAGGTCCAACACTGTGTCAACCGTTCTACAACCTGCCAAAAAGCGCAAGGTGGATGTCCCTGTAGCTGTGTCTTATGCTGTTCCACAGGGTCAACAAGTGGCCACAGTTCTAGCCATCCCTCAAGGGCAGCAGCAGAGTTATGTGTCACTACGTCCAGATTTGCTCACTGTTGACAGTGCTCAGCTGTACAGCACTACTGGTACAATTACAGGTCCTACAGGGGAAACCTGGACCATCCCTGTGTACTCCACTCCACAGCAGCAGGGTGTAACCCACATCGCCATACCACAGGAGTCGTACAACACAGTGCAGGTTGCCACCACCAATGGAAAGGACAAAGTGTCCTCCAATTCCTCATCAAGGTCTGCAGATGGGCAGTCAGCATCTGCTGGAACACAGGAGGAAATAGTGCAGACACTGTTCCCAGCACAGTTTATGAACGGGAACATTCACATCCCTGTGGCCGTGCAGACTGTAGGAGGGACATACAACTCCACACAGTCAGTCCACATATGGGATCCAAATCAGCAGCAGAGCCAAGGTGAAGAGGGACAAGAACAGCAGCTCCACCTGCAG GGTCAAGTTGAGGCAGAGGCTCAAGCTGAGCCCCCTTCAGAGATTCTGGTTCCAGTCTGTCTAAAGCCAGAGGAGGGCCTTGAGGTCTGGCGTCTTTGGGTGAAGCGAAAAAATGCAGACCTAGTCAAGCAAGAAAGTACAAAACTTGCGCCTATTGGAC GTCGTCAGCCTCTGCGTTTTCAAGAAGACCTGGTGTCCAGTGCAGTAGCTGAGCTAAACTTGGGTCTTTCCCTGATGACTCAGGAGGCACGGGGAGCAGAGGAAGAACAGTTTGCACCTGATGTTCTTTATTATGTCTTCTTATGTATACAAAAG TATCTTTCTGAAAATGGGCGTGTGGATGATATTTTCTCTGATCCATATTACACACGTTTCTGTGAGAGTTTACACAAAATCCTGGATGGTTGGAAACCCAGTGTCCATCCTTTAG GTTACATCATACCAAGTCATGTGACAGAGGAGATGCTGTGGGAGTGTAAGCAGCTTGGTGCACATTCACCAGCTACATTGCTCACGACTCTAATGTACTTCAACACTAA GTATTTCCGCCTACTAACAGCTGAACAGCACATGAAAGTAGCTTTCTCTAAGGTCCTAAGACACACAAGGAAGAACCCAGCTAATATCAAGGACAAAGCAACCAGTATCCGTCTTCTTAAGGGACAAGGGCCACACAGTGGTGGACAAAAAG GAACCGATGACATGTATGAAGAGCAGGTGGAGGATCCTGAGAACCCTCTGCGTTGTCCCATCAAACTTTATGATTTTTATCTCTTCAAATG TCCTCAAAGCGTTAAAGGCCGTAATGATGCGTACTACATGACTCCAGAGCCCGTCGTTGCACCCAACAGTCCCATGTGGTACTCGTCTCAGCCCCTCACGAGTCAGCAAGTGGAGCAAATGCTGGCTCGCATCATCGTGGTCCAAGAGATCCAGGAGTTATTCAGCGCTTGTCCAGAGGATGTGAGCTAA
- the rpusd4 gene encoding pseudouridylate synthase RPUSD4, mitochondrial, which yields MNSCRRIICSDRGPGLNVIISRVKTHTKCRLCPQGSLPFSQFEAAGTRHAPDAGTEDKPRLRAIDLARKIKQQRTETRAQAPPVSAQQKRVMELKRFSQQLQNVHPNVLAKHLRRSVLYQDKDVVIINKPYGVPVRDDSGATSISSVLPVLSKLMDGVKVKSDSQLLPCLSLDKETTGALLLARTEEALEKILNQHRNNQVRRTYWVITVGVPVPSEGLIDIPIIEREVTGPQPHFKMALSPLFRMNDTGDSVIKVRAHRQAQSAATKYRVLDSSSGCSLVELQPLSGVKHQMRVHLAFALACPILGDHKYSHWSKLAPQKLPERVLGRLGLEQSKIRYLPLHLHARQLTLPGTSQNDINVSSPLPKYFSQTLSQLHLKFPDEKEE from the exons ATGAATAGCTGTAGAAGAATAATTTGTAGTGACCGGGGCCCCGGCCTGAACGTCATCATTTCTCgggtcaaaacacacacaaagtgcCGGCTCTGTCCTCAGGGATCACTACCCTTCAGCCAATTTGAGGCTGCCGGGACCAGACATGCCCCGGACGCCGGCACAGAGGACAAACCCCGGCTCAGAGCGATCGACCTGGCGCGGAAGATCAAGCAGCAGAGGACGGAGACACGGGCCCAGGCTCCACCAGTGTCCGCCCAGCAGAAGAGGGTGATGGAGCTGAAACGGTTCAGTCAGCAGCTACAAAATGTTCACCCAAACGTGCTGGCCAAACATCTCCGAAGAAGCGTGCTTTACCAGGATAAAGATGTGGTTATTATCAACAAACCTTATGGTGTCCCGGTTCGAG ATGACTCTGGAGCCACATCCATCTCTTCTGTACTTCCTGTCCTCTCTAAACTGATGGATGGGGTGAAGGTCAAGTCTGACTCTCAGCTTCTCCCCTGTCTGAGTCTGGACAAGGAGACAACAGGAGCTCTCCTGCTGGCAAGGACTGAAGAAGCATTGGAGAAGATACTCAACCAGCACAGAAACAACCAAGTGAGGAGAACATACTG GGTCATCACAGTCGGTGTACCAGTGCCATCTGAAGGACTGATTGACATTCCCATTATAGAAAGAGAGGTCACAGGTCCTCAGCCTCATTTCAAG ATGGCTCTAAGTCCTCTCTTCAGAATGAATGATACAGGAGACAGTGTAATCAAAGTCCGAGCCCATCGACAAGCCCAGTCTGCAGCAACCAAATACAGAGTTCTGGACAGTAGCAGTGGCTGCAGCCTGGTGGAGCTTCAGCCATTATCTG gagTGAAGCATCAGATGAGGGTTCATTTGGCATTTGCTTTGGCTTGCCCCATTCTTGGTGACCATAAATATTCCCACTGGAGCAAACTGGCACCACAG AAATTGCCAGAGCGCGTTTTGGGAAGACTCGGACTGGAACAGAGTAAGATCCGGTATCTTCCTCTTCATTTACATGCTCGACAGCTAACACTGCCAGGAACAAGTCAAAATGACATCAATGTGTCATCTCCCCTGCCAAAGTACTTCAGCCAGACTTTGAGTCAGCTACATTTAAAGTTTCCTGATGAAAAAGAAGAATAA
- the LOC115418834 gene encoding proline-rich transmembrane protein 3 — MGCSVLFITLTVFLSPLESLIRSTHSLGNTDPVWRVHSTGRGQIAMDSLARDLIYYSEPRSESVEGSGQSVDRTLQQKFINRSAVLKKPEWANTRNHSGSGTGSDTTPAPTIPEAHDQVVDKTHASILETSGETHSSEYTVSEETFLKGGLIKADGQLHDSQTSTVNNGFLIGGGSPKLPSQNNVFTSNTNQNLAGSGGSCLLGLSPCVVLTNFNGTSLLWDDMKRTLAFAWELHVFGSASLFILMALLAVLGLAGAFTLPHPLCEALALTNSLLVLSGTLRAVLLLLDPYGTCQILSRASLAALHNVSLQVLLWTQVILALVTLRGLKLLFFPLELRHLWVVGGLAIAHCTSLFVADLFSSVLSPSLPLLLQTLSLCWGIPFCMGIITKSLINLPHLLRSSLPQWVPSHRIERRAKRVTAACAFIGVLSCSLQIYSLLWLYGLLGNWRRFGWGWWLSQFCARILEVSWGFSLLVLGSWIFWTPSRACSRGDACKGEDATGLWGRILSRIRKEHLRKSEKTWEDLMPNNWAKYNLFRTGINNNVMQPYDNQPSKPEHKTDSVSSNYDSQAALLWQKVGERECVLSLIEFDMCPPSPINLRRSIDNALHHGQLVAGGLFTPPPPSWTHSVGTDKDGGVFPPAYVGYGWMEDTESIPASLDNFQTKELTQSFSGTNDQSDAANNAHQGEETKSGLTLMHAYDWSEDDVTDL; from the exons ATGGGATGTTCTGTGCTGTTCATCACTTTAACTGTGTTTCTCTCACCACTTGAAAGCCTTATTCGAAGTACACATTCTCTTGGCAACACTGATCCAGTCTGGAGAGTTCACAGCACAGGTAGAGGCCAAATTGCCATGGACAGCTTGGCCCGAGATTTAATCTACTATTCAGAGCCCAGGAGTGAGTCTGTGGAAGGCAGTGGACAAAGTGTTGACAGAACACTACAACAGAAATTCATCAATAGGAGTGCAGTTTTAAAGAAGCCTGAGTGGGCCAACACCAGAAACCATTCTGGGTCTGGAACAGGATCAGATACAACACCAGCTCCCACAATACCAGAGGCTCATGACCAAGTAGTTGACAAAACCCATGCATCAATTTTGGAAACATCGGGGGAAACTCACTCTAGTGAATACACAGTCTCAGAAGAAACGTTTTTGAAAGGTGGTTTGATCAAAGCTGATGGACAGTTACATGACAGTCAGACGTCCACTGTTAATAATGGTTTCCTGATCG gtggagGCAGCCCTAAACTACCCTCCCAAAACAATGTGTTTACATCTAACACAAACCAGAACCTGGCAGGATCTGGAGGATCCTGTTTGCTTGGCCTTAGCCCTTGTGTTGTTCTCACAAACTTCAATGGGACCAGTCTTCTGTGGGATGACATGAAGCGTACATTGGCATTCGCCTGGGAACTACACGTCTTTGGCTCCGCCAGCCTTTTCATACTGATGGCACTGCTGGCAGTTTTGGGGCTGGCTGGTGCGTTCACACTTCCTCATCCCCTCTGTGAGGCCCTGGCCCTGACAAACAGTCTGCTGGTGTTGAGCGGTACTCTACGTGCTGTACTTCTTCTACTTGATCCTTATGGTACTTGTCAGATCCTATCTCGCGCGTCTCTAGCAGCACTGCATAATGTTTCCCTGCAGGTCCTTCTGTGGACGCAGGTCATTCTCGCTCTCGTCACACTCAGAGGGTTGAAGTTATTATTTTTCCCACTAGAGCTAAGGCATCTGTGGGTGGTTGGAGGCCTGGCTATTGCACATTGCACTTCTTTATTTGTAGCAGatttattttcctcagttttatcCCCTTCACTCCCGTTGTTACTCCAGACTCTGTCCCTCTGCTGGGGCATCCCATTCTGTATGGGAATTATcaccaaatctctcattaatttgCCACATTTGCTCAGGTCGTCTTTACCACAGTGGGTTCCTTCACATAGGATTGAGAGGCGTGCAAAGCGGGTAACGGCAGCCTGTGCCTTCATTGGAGTTCTCAGCTGCAGCCTTCAGATATATAGCCTCCTCTGGCTTTATGGGCTGCTGGGAAACTGGAGACGCTTCGGCTGGGGATGGTGGCTTAGTCAGTTCTGTGCCAGAATTCTTGAGGTATCTTGGGGATTTTCTCTGCTTGTCTTGGGATCATGGATTTTCTGGACACCCTCTAGAGCCTGTTCCAGAGGTGATGCATGTAAAGGAGAGGATGCAACAGGCTTGTGGGGTCGTATCTTATCACGTATAAGGAAAGAGCATCTAAGAAAATCAGAGAAAACCTGGGAAGACCTGATGCCAAACAACTGGGCAAAATATAACCTATTTAGAACAGGTATCAACAACAATGTAATGCAACCGTACGACAATCAGCCATCAAAGCCAGAACACAAGACTGATTCTGTTAGCAGCAACTATGACTCTCAAGCTGCATTGCTGTGGCAAAAAGTTGGTGAACGTGAATGTGTTCTTTCCCTTATAGAATTTGACATGTGCCCCCCTTCTCCTATTAATCTCAGGCGCAGCATTGACAATGCTCTCCATCACGGACAGCTTGTAGCTGGAGGTCTGttcacacctcctcctccctcttggACTCACAGTGTTGGCACAGACAAAGATGGAGGAGTATTTCCTCCAGCTTATGTTGGCTATGGGTGGATGGAGGATACAGAATCTATTCCTGCATCTCTAGACAATTTTCAAACTAAAGAGTTGACACAGTCATTCAGTGGTACCAATGATCAGAGCGATGCTGCAAATAATGCACATCAGGGAGAAGAAACTAAATCAGGGCTCACACTGATGCATGCGTATGATTGGTCTGAAGATGATGTTACAGACCTCTAA